From a region of the Vagococcus coleopterorum genome:
- a CDS encoding FecCD family ABC transporter permease, producing MSKKKWGFPFIIICLVGLIILAVAFSVANGQADISFVDIVSVYANKIFHLSGVSDVNPATESIIWFVRSPRVFLALLVGMGLALVGVVMQAMVQNPLADPYILGISSGASLGATFAILIGFSSLPMLQNAGISFGAFWGALLASVLVFVFSSVGGKMTSIKLILSGTIISSLFGAVTSLIVFLSNNAEGMKSVAFWSMGSLASADWQKLQILLVVLTLMILFFLSQYRILDVMLLGEDAALSLGVNLRRYRMLYMGLTAVLTGVIVSFSGMIGFVGLIIPHIVRGFCGSSHKQLLPISILSGGLFMVLCDLLSRVIVTNAELPIGIITALIGAPIFIYMIVKKEYNFGGA from the coding sequence ATGAGTAAGAAAAAATGGGGATTTCCCTTTATAATAATTTGTTTGGTTGGATTGATTATATTGGCAGTTGCGTTTTCAGTAGCCAATGGTCAAGCTGATATATCCTTCGTTGATATTGTATCGGTTTATGCTAATAAAATATTTCATTTATCTGGGGTGTCAGATGTAAATCCAGCAACAGAATCAATTATCTGGTTCGTAAGAAGTCCGCGTGTCTTTTTAGCGTTATTAGTTGGGATGGGGTTAGCATTGGTTGGTGTTGTCATGCAAGCGATGGTCCAAAACCCACTAGCGGATCCTTATATTTTGGGAATTTCATCAGGAGCTTCATTAGGGGCAACATTTGCGATTTTAATTGGCTTTAGTTCGCTGCCAATGCTTCAAAATGCGGGGATCTCTTTTGGGGCATTCTGGGGAGCGTTATTAGCCTCGGTTTTAGTGTTTGTTTTTTCATCAGTCGGGGGAAAAATGACCTCAATTAAATTAATTTTATCGGGAACAATTATTAGCTCCTTATTTGGTGCGGTGACAAGTTTGATTGTGTTCCTTTCTAATAATGCAGAAGGGATGAAGTCCGTTGCGTTTTGGTCAATGGGAAGTTTAGCGTCAGCTGATTGGCAAAAACTACAAATTTTGCTAGTCGTACTAACGTTAATGATTCTCTTCTTTTTGAGTCAGTATCGTATTTTAGATGTGATGTTACTCGGGGAAGATGCGGCATTATCACTCGGTGTAAATCTGCGCCGCTATCGTATGCTATATATGGGGCTGACGGCTGTTTTAACTGGAGTAATTGTATCGTTTTCTGGAATGATTGGTTTTGTTGGTTTGATTATTCCACATATTGTTCGTGGTTTTTGTGGTTCAAGCCATAAACAGTTATTACCAATTTCAATTTTATCAGGTGGCTTATTCATGGTGCTTTGTGACCTATTATCCCGTGTTATCGTAACGAATGCTGAATTACCAATTGGTATTATTACAGCCTTAATTGGTGCACCAATTTTCATTTATATGATTGTCAAAAAAGAATACAACTTTGGGGGTGCTTAA
- a CDS encoding ABC transporter ATP-binding protein has protein sequence MGLYVDNLSVQIKQTKLVKEASLKVSDQQCVGIIGPNGCGKSTLVKGITGVLAIASGQIELDGLDTRTADAKEVARNMSVVGQFNEVNFDLTVEEMVLLGRTPYKKLLEGDKASDYQLVTKALEKMELLAYRHRNFLSLSGGEKQRVIVARALCQETPYMVLDEPTNHLDIKHQLRLMKELKSLNIGILTVLHDLETAARYCDYIYAMKEGVIIAEGRPEEVMTSELLTRLYDVKCEVYRNPFDQGLNFYFKEEEN, from the coding sequence ATGGGTTTATATGTTGATAATTTATCTGTTCAAATTAAACAGACTAAGCTTGTTAAAGAAGCCTCACTAAAAGTTTCTGATCAGCAATGTGTGGGGATTATTGGTCCTAATGGATGTGGTAAATCAACTTTAGTGAAGGGCATTACGGGTGTCTTAGCTATTGCGTCAGGTCAAATTGAGTTAGATGGTTTAGATACCAGAACAGCAGATGCTAAAGAAGTGGCAAGAAATATGTCAGTTGTCGGTCAGTTTAATGAGGTCAACTTTGACTTAACTGTCGAAGAAATGGTTTTACTAGGCAGAACGCCCTATAAAAAATTACTAGAAGGTGACAAAGCTAGTGACTATCAGTTAGTCACTAAGGCGTTAGAAAAAATGGAGCTATTAGCTTATCGTCATCGTAATTTTTTATCATTATCTGGCGGTGAGAAACAACGTGTGATTGTTGCTCGGGCATTATGTCAAGAAACCCCTTATATGGTTTTAGACGAGCCAACAAACCACTTAGATATAAAACATCAATTACGATTGATGAAAGAACTTAAATCGTTAAATATTGGCATTTTAACAGTCCTGCATGATTTAGAAACAGCTGCAAGGTACTGTGATTATATTTATGCCATGAAAGAGGGGGTGATTATAGCAGAAGGACGTCCAGAAGAGGTGATGACCTCAGAACTGTTAACACGGTTGTACGATGTAAAATGCGAAGTATACCGTAATCCTTTTGACCAAGGATTAAATTTCTATTTTAAAGAAGAGGAGAATTAA
- a CDS encoding ABC transporter substrate-binding protein — translation MKKLSVIMTIALAFVLVGCSNTTQDKAGSDKSVTISNYENKKGSTEFSKVETTFEKIPEKIFVNTKPAAEILLHLGLQDRIVGVGANFGQGDETVAKEYAKLPKVSTDYVGKELALSVNPDLIYGRGTLFSEEEWGNGSVESLKEMSVPSFILGSSIQGGTFESIYDDIERTGTLFGVENKAKEFSTELKEKEAAIKKTIGTHDKADFAYLHMSTPDEIMVYSASKETFFQSVFEMLNLNNIFKDVEGEVSLESLIKADPEYLIVPDWSAGGSDGVSDQDLIDSLMKDPRLQEMQAIKNKKVYGLDYNAMFGYGYQSLEGVEQLAKKIYG, via the coding sequence ATGAAAAAATTATCAGTTATTATGACAATAGCATTAGCTTTTGTATTAGTAGGCTGTTCAAATACAACGCAAGATAAAGCAGGTTCAGATAAGAGTGTCACAATTAGTAATTATGAAAATAAAAAAGGCTCAACGGAGTTTTCAAAAGTTGAAACGACCTTTGAAAAAATACCAGAGAAAATTTTTGTTAATACAAAACCAGCGGCGGAGATTTTATTACACTTAGGCTTACAAGATCGGATTGTCGGTGTGGGTGCTAACTTTGGGCAAGGTGATGAAACCGTTGCGAAAGAATATGCCAAACTACCTAAAGTGTCCACTGACTATGTAGGGAAAGAATTAGCCTTAAGTGTCAATCCAGATTTAATTTACGGACGTGGAACATTGTTTAGTGAAGAAGAATGGGGCAATGGGTCAGTTGAAAGTTTGAAAGAAATGTCAGTTCCAAGTTTTATCTTAGGGTCATCTATTCAAGGTGGAACATTCGAGTCGATTTACGATGACATTGAACGTACTGGGACATTATTTGGGGTTGAAAATAAAGCAAAGGAATTCTCAACAGAATTAAAAGAGAAAGAAGCAGCTATTAAAAAGACGATCGGGACACATGATAAAGCCGACTTTGCTTATTTACACATGAGTACACCTGATGAAATTATGGTCTATTCTGCCAGTAAAGAAACCTTCTTCCAAAGTGTTTTTGAAATGTTAAACTTAAACAACATTTTTAAAGATGTAGAGGGTGAGGTTAGCTTAGAATCATTAATCAAAGCAGATCCAGAATATTTAATCGTACCTGATTGGTCAGCAGGGGGTTCTGATGGCGTTTCTGACCAAGATTTAATTGATAGCCTGATGAAAGACCCTCGTCTACAAGAGATGCAAGCGATTAAAAATAAAAAAGTTTATGGCTTAGACTACAATGCGATGTTTGGTTATGGCTACCAATCATTGGAAGGTGTTGAGCAGTTAGCTAAAAAAATCTACGGTTAA
- a CDS encoding MFS transporter → MKKLSVKEWVTLSVILLPNLLISLNTYMLQVALPEIQTQVGASYGQAQYILSGYALGLAATLILSGKLGDVFGYKRLLIVGILGFMLVSIVGATAISGTILIVVRILQGIFGACIQPQVLVLMRNQFDKAVQPLVFSIYGVVIGLGFTFGLMLGGLIININAFDLGWRNIFIINIPFCLLILLGMRLLETQPAISADKIDWLGAGLLSSGLLLVINSLYQLQNKQAMSFQVVMIFVAVGLLVAFYLIEKQRKEKGKVVLVDLELFDNSFYSLGLASVLFVYLNMFSVFFLITYYVQSGLGNSVAETSLAFLSLGVGFILTSVSSSKLLSVVGDKLLLFGTAVMGIALLYLSQSVMLQPELLSWSNSLLLFMYGLGLGATTTPLVGIILQGLDMRFMGIGGALLNTVMYLASSLGVCAIGFFFQNSLGKSLAKASLSDYQRAFSHSLWLSAIYLVILLVIFIEMKRKKTRSTA, encoded by the coding sequence GTGAAAAAGTTATCAGTTAAAGAGTGGGTGACATTGAGTGTTATTTTGTTACCTAACTTATTAATTAGTTTAAATACATATATGCTTCAAGTTGCACTGCCGGAAATTCAAACTCAAGTTGGTGCTAGTTACGGTCAAGCACAATATATCCTAAGTGGCTATGCCTTAGGGTTAGCAGCAACGTTAATACTGAGTGGCAAGCTAGGCGATGTTTTTGGTTATAAACGGCTGTTAATAGTCGGAATTCTTGGCTTTATGTTAGTCTCAATCGTTGGAGCGACTGCAATATCAGGAACTATTTTGATTGTTGTCAGAATTTTGCAGGGGATTTTTGGAGCCTGTATTCAGCCACAAGTTTTAGTTCTTATGCGCAACCAGTTTGATAAAGCCGTTCAACCCTTAGTCTTTTCGATTTATGGTGTTGTCATCGGCTTAGGGTTTACCTTTGGTCTAATGCTTGGTGGACTGATCATAAATATCAACGCCTTCGATCTAGGCTGGCGTAATATATTTATTATCAACATTCCTTTTTGCTTATTAATTTTGCTTGGTATGAGATTATTGGAAACACAACCAGCTATCTCAGCTGATAAAATTGATTGGTTAGGGGCAGGTTTGTTATCTTCCGGTTTGTTGTTAGTCATTAATAGCCTATATCAGCTTCAAAATAAACAGGCTATGTCATTTCAAGTAGTTATGATTTTTGTAGCCGTTGGGTTACTGGTTGCATTTTATCTGATTGAAAAGCAACGAAAAGAAAAAGGTAAAGTGGTTCTAGTTGATTTAGAATTGTTTGATAATTCCTTTTATAGTTTAGGTTTAGCTAGTGTGTTATTTGTTTATTTGAATATGTTTTCGGTATTCTTTTTAATAACTTATTATGTTCAATCAGGTCTTGGTAACAGTGTGGCAGAGACGAGCTTAGCTTTTTTATCATTAGGTGTTGGGTTTATTTTAACTTCTGTATCATCAAGTAAGTTATTATCAGTTGTGGGAGATAAGTTATTACTTTTTGGTACAGCTGTTATGGGAATAGCCTTATTATATTTAAGTCAGTCAGTCATGTTACAGCCAGAGTTGCTAAGTTGGTCAAATAGCTTATTGTTGTTTATGTATGGTTTAGGATTAGGTGCGACAACAACTCCTTTAGTGGGAATCATTCTCCAGGGACTTGATATGAGATTTATGGGGATAGGTGGCGCGTTGCTAAATACTGTCATGTACTTAGCAAGTAGCTTAGGTGTTTGTGCCATTGGCTTCTTTTTCCAGAATTCATTAGGCAAAAGTTTAGCTAAAGCCAGTTTAAGTGATTACCAGAGAGCCTTTAGTCATTCTTTATGGTTGTCGGCTATCTATTTGGTTATTTTATTAGTTATTTTTATAGAAATGAAACGAAAAAAGACTAGGTCAACTGCCTAG
- a CDS encoding helicase C-terminal domain-containing protein, whose protein sequence is MKKDQVYAVVDLETTGTNPKDDRIIQFGCVFIQNNQIISRYASDINPERDFSKQIETLTGLSNERVSTAPTFKEVAKEIYDMLQGTVFVAHNIAFDYQFLSTELIRCEQPALNLLGIDTVELAQIFLPTSASFRLSDLADEFGFSHDNPHQADSDAEATANLLMMIEKKIMTLPLTTMDTIVSLASCCEMNTGEYLDMLTVEMVRELPPLNPTIQVVDGIALQKKGKPTLNWYQPNQDAFPKDKKQKQKIYGKTLDYRPGQSKMMNFADRFFTSRVTEETEINDRFAGKNLAIESSTGSGKTLGYLFPLSYIATPDKPAVISTVSVFLENQILEKDIPKINELRPGSVRATLLKSQQRFIDLSRFSNTLKKRSEPKQYVLYQMKILVWLTETITGDLDELQLTTMNHPFFKEISHRGLTYLSKRSPFYPVDFWLHLQEKVATSNIIIVNHSFLCQENNRQASLLPDTDILVVDEAHHLPETAQHAASKQLNSYDVSRTLNKMIAELDDSDGLRELAETGNWSKEYQLLHQLATELSVAFGDYKEDIFENLLIDHGYQSGSDLIVTNELLLKMPIYTQRHGQQLLQALDEAINLSNQIEESYVQQIERWSKRDHELLSSYFEVINQLSEFQQLLSAFINPNAIDCVRWLQLNEHNHQLTAYFSDFNSATVIDSKWYRKFNKILYTGGTIRVGKDTQFLARELGIEYLPFKSVPSSYDYSQQARLYVPTETAEFQELSSQAYSRFVGDTISELMKVEKRSVLVLFTSHQMLQTVYHQINQPMINEGVEVLAQGLSGSREKIVKRFEHNDQSILLGTDSFWEGLDLPGDRLELLVVTRLPFDSPERPFIKEKYQYLQSKGVDSFYKYALPKAALRLRQGIGRLIRSDEDKGAMIVLDRRLTQASYGEMLQKALPADLVIKELSLKESLKDIQDFL, encoded by the coding sequence ATGAAGAAAGATCAAGTGTATGCTGTTGTTGATTTAGAAACAACAGGTACTAATCCTAAAGATGACCGAATTATCCAGTTTGGTTGCGTCTTTATTCAAAACAATCAAATTATTTCACGTTATGCATCTGATATTAATCCTGAGCGGGACTTTTCTAAACAAATTGAAACACTCACAGGATTAAGTAATGAACGCGTTTCGACTGCGCCAACTTTTAAAGAAGTGGCAAAAGAAATTTATGATATGTTACAAGGGACAGTCTTTGTTGCACATAACATTGCCTTCGATTATCAATTTTTAAGTACAGAGTTAATTCGCTGTGAGCAGCCTGCTTTGAATCTTTTAGGAATTGATACAGTAGAGTTAGCTCAAATCTTCTTACCAACATCAGCAAGTTTTAGATTAAGCGATTTAGCTGATGAGTTTGGTTTCTCACATGATAACCCTCATCAAGCTGATAGTGATGCCGAAGCCACGGCGAATTTACTGATGATGATTGAAAAGAAAATTATGACATTGCCATTAACAACTATGGATACGATTGTTTCCTTAGCGAGCTGCTGTGAGATGAATACTGGTGAGTATCTCGATATGCTAACAGTTGAAATGGTTCGTGAACTACCGCCATTAAACCCAACAATCCAAGTGGTTGATGGGATTGCTCTTCAAAAAAAGGGAAAGCCGACCTTAAATTGGTATCAACCAAATCAAGATGCTTTCCCGAAAGATAAAAAACAAAAACAAAAAATTTATGGGAAAACTTTAGATTACCGACCAGGTCAAAGCAAGATGATGAACTTTGCTGATCGTTTCTTTACTAGTCGAGTAACTGAAGAGACCGAAATTAATGACCGTTTTGCTGGGAAAAATCTAGCGATTGAATCGTCGACTGGTAGTGGGAAAACTTTAGGGTATTTGTTCCCTCTAAGTTATATCGCGACACCAGACAAACCTGCAGTCATCAGTACAGTTTCAGTTTTTCTTGAAAATCAAATCCTTGAAAAAGATATTCCAAAGATTAATGAATTACGACCAGGAAGTGTTCGTGCGACATTGCTTAAGAGTCAACAGCGATTCATAGATTTAAGTCGGTTTTCGAATACGTTAAAAAAACGCTCTGAGCCGAAACAGTATGTGCTGTATCAAATGAAGATTTTAGTCTGGTTAACAGAAACAATAACAGGTGACTTAGATGAGCTTCAATTAACAACGATGAATCATCCTTTCTTTAAAGAAATTTCTCATCGAGGGCTGACTTATTTATCTAAGAGGTCACCGTTTTACCCAGTTGATTTTTGGTTGCACTTACAAGAAAAAGTTGCGACTTCTAATATTATTATTGTAAACCATAGTTTCCTTTGTCAGGAAAACAATCGACAGGCTAGTTTATTACCCGATACAGATATTCTCGTTGTCGATGAGGCACATCATTTACCTGAAACGGCTCAACATGCTGCATCAAAACAATTAAATAGTTACGATGTGAGTCGGACGTTAAATAAAATGATTGCTGAGTTAGATGATAGTGATGGTTTACGCGAGTTGGCTGAAACGGGAAATTGGTCGAAAGAGTATCAACTATTACACCAACTAGCAACAGAATTAAGTGTAGCTTTTGGTGATTATAAAGAAGATATTTTTGAGAATTTACTAATTGATCATGGTTATCAGTCTGGTTCCGATTTGATTGTAACAAATGAGTTGTTATTAAAAATGCCAATCTATACACAGCGTCACGGGCAACAATTGTTGCAAGCACTGGATGAAGCTATTAATCTGTCTAATCAGATAGAAGAAAGTTATGTTCAACAAATTGAACGCTGGAGCAAACGTGATCATGAATTGTTAAGCAGCTATTTTGAAGTGATTAATCAATTGAGTGAATTTCAGCAGTTATTATCAGCTTTTATTAACCCGAATGCGATAGACTGTGTTCGTTGGCTACAATTGAATGAACATAATCACCAATTAACGGCTTACTTTAGTGATTTTAACTCAGCGACGGTGATTGATAGTAAGTGGTATCGTAAATTCAATAAGATTTTATATACAGGCGGAACGATTCGCGTTGGCAAAGATACCCAGTTTTTAGCGCGTGAATTAGGGATTGAGTATTTACCATTCAAATCAGTACCAAGCAGTTATGATTACAGTCAACAAGCCCGCTTGTATGTGCCAACTGAAACAGCTGAATTTCAAGAATTATCGTCACAAGCTTATAGTCGTTTTGTTGGAGACACGATAAGTGAATTAATGAAGGTAGAAAAAAGGTCAGTATTAGTTTTATTTACCTCCCATCAAATGCTTCAAACTGTTTATCATCAAATAAACCAACCGATGATAAATGAAGGAGTTGAGGTCTTGGCGCAAGGTCTATCGGGATCTCGCGAGAAAATAGTTAAACGGTTTGAGCATAATGACCAAAGTATTTTATTAGGTACGGATAGTTTTTGGGAAGGGTTGGACTTGCCTGGCGACCGTTTAGAACTGCTAGTCGTGACACGATTACCGTTCGATTCGCCAGAACGACCATTTATTAAAGAAAAATACCAATACTTACAAAGTAAGGGAGTAGACTCTTTTTATAAATATGCTTTACCAAAAGCAGCCTTAAGGTTACGCCAAGGTATAGGGCGTCTGATTCGTTCTGATGAAGATAAAGGGGCAATGATTGTCTTGGATCGTCGTTTGACCCAAGCGAGTTATGGTGAAATGCTGCAAAAAGCATTACCAGCCGACCTGGTTATAAAAGAGTTGAGCTTAAAAGAGTCATTAAAAGATATCCAAGATTTTTTATAA
- a CDS encoding DUF5590 domain-containing protein, with protein MKNKILAGTSLFLLFFICLSLIFLIRSNRPMEQAQSEAEAIAKKQAGVEKTDKFYWYNRDETYFTILGRDKDGEQLLVVIPKTGDPVTVVKQKDGLSEFDAVQVVAKEMKPHKMTRINFGILDNQPIWEIVAANEKGELSYYSVDFKTGSIVKTIKNV; from the coding sequence ATGAAAAATAAAATTTTAGCTGGTACAAGTTTGTTTTTGCTATTTTTTATTTGTCTATCATTAATCTTTCTAATCCGCTCAAATCGTCCAATGGAGCAAGCTCAAAGCGAAGCCGAAGCCATTGCGAAAAAACAAGCAGGTGTTGAAAAGACTGATAAGTTTTATTGGTACAATCGTGATGAAACCTACTTCACAATATTAGGACGCGATAAAGATGGAGAACAGTTGCTTGTGGTTATTCCTAAAACAGGTGATCCGGTAACAGTTGTAAAACAAAAGGATGGCTTGTCGGAGTTTGATGCTGTTCAAGTTGTGGCAAAAGAGATGAAACCACACAAGATGACTAGGATTAATTTTGGTATTCTAGACAATCAACCTATTTGGGAGATAGTTGCTGCTAATGAAAAAGGGGAGTTAAGTTATTACTCAGTCGATTTCAAAACAGGTAGCATCGTCAAAACGATTAAAAATGTGTAA
- the asnS gene encoding asparagine--tRNA ligase, with protein sequence MEKIRIIDSKKHVGETVQIGAWIANKRSSGKIAFLQLRDGTAFFQGIVVKAEVSEEVFETAKSLNQETAVMITGEIREDSRSKFGFEIGVTDIEIVGESKDFPITPKEHGTEFLMDNRHLWLRSSKQHAVMQIRNAIIYASYDFFAENGFIKFDSPILSGNAAENTTELFETDYFGQPAFLSQSGQLYLEAGAMALGRVFDFGPVFRAEKSKTRRHLTEFWMMDAEYPFVTHDESLDLQEAYIKALIQGVLDNAAFALDALERDTDLLQKYIDTPFKRVSYDDAITLLQEHEADEDTDYEHLEHGDDFGSPHETWISNFYGVPTFIINYPASFKAFYMKPVPGNPERVLCADLLAPEGYGEIVGGSERETDYDVLRQKIIDFGLDPKDYEWYLDLRKFGSVPHAGFGLGLERMVTFVAGTEHIREAIPFPRLLNRIEP encoded by the coding sequence ATGGAAAAAATTCGTATTATTGACTCAAAAAAACATGTGGGCGAAACAGTCCAAATCGGAGCGTGGATTGCCAATAAACGCTCAAGTGGGAAAATCGCTTTCTTACAATTACGTGACGGTACTGCCTTTTTCCAAGGTATCGTAGTTAAAGCTGAAGTATCAGAAGAAGTCTTTGAAACGGCTAAATCATTAAACCAAGAAACAGCTGTTATGATCACTGGTGAAATTCGTGAAGATAGCCGTTCTAAATTTGGCTTTGAAATTGGTGTCACAGACATTGAAATCGTAGGGGAAAGTAAAGACTTCCCGATCACGCCAAAAGAACACGGAACAGAGTTCTTGATGGATAACCGCCACTTATGGTTGCGTTCATCAAAACAACATGCAGTGATGCAAATTCGTAACGCTATTATTTATGCAAGTTATGATTTCTTTGCTGAAAATGGCTTTATCAAGTTTGACAGTCCGATTTTATCAGGAAATGCGGCTGAAAATACGACAGAACTTTTCGAAACAGATTATTTTGGTCAACCAGCGTTCTTGTCACAATCAGGTCAATTATACCTAGAAGCAGGGGCAATGGCTTTAGGTCGTGTCTTTGACTTTGGACCAGTTTTCCGTGCTGAAAAATCAAAAACACGTCGTCATTTAACAGAGTTCTGGATGATGGATGCTGAGTATCCATTTGTCACTCACGATGAATCACTTGATTTGCAAGAAGCTTACATTAAAGCTTTGATTCAAGGTGTCTTAGACAATGCAGCTTTTGCTTTAGATGCTTTAGAGCGTGATACAGACTTATTGCAAAAATACATTGATACACCGTTTAAACGCGTTTCATATGATGATGCCATTACTTTATTACAAGAACATGAAGCTGATGAAGATACTGATTATGAACACTTAGAGCATGGGGATGATTTTGGTTCGCCACATGAAACTTGGATTTCAAACTTTTATGGTGTGCCAACATTTATTATTAACTATCCAGCAAGTTTCAAAGCTTTCTATATGAAACCAGTTCCTGGTAATCCAGAGCGTGTGTTATGTGCTGATTTATTAGCACCAGAGGGTTATGGTGAAATCGTTGGTGGTTCTGAACGTGAAACTGATTATGATGTTTTACGTCAAAAAATCATTGATTTTGGATTAGATCCAAAAGACTATGAATGGTATTTAGATCTTCGTAAGTTTGGCTCAGTGCCACATGCAGGATTTGGGTTAGGTCTTGAACGTATGGTAACATTCGTTGCGGGTACAGAACACATCCGTGAAGCAATTCCATTCCCACGTTTATTAAATAGAATTGAACCTTAG
- a CDS encoding alpha/beta fold hydrolase → MVLKIRARHVYQIPILEVVQEAKLNEALPLVIFYHGWKTNKELLLTQARRLADQGFRVILPDGMHHGERKSEEISPIPSVTFFSTIQYNIVEFQLLVDYFNERKLIKDDLIGVGGYSMGGMTTAALLTSRPEIKVAASIMGTPTPTLYAKNIRKHAKGFGMKVPPELSLIHSWLPQVDLSLQPNKIADRPVLFWHGTEDKKIPYKQPFDFYQSIKREEYAEKVKFLTGKGEGHLVTIELMETIADFFKENLK, encoded by the coding sequence ATGGTATTAAAAATTAGAGCACGCCACGTTTATCAAATTCCAATTTTAGAGGTCGTTCAGGAAGCTAAGTTGAACGAAGCATTACCACTAGTCATTTTTTATCATGGCTGGAAAACGAATAAGGAATTATTGTTAACTCAAGCTAGACGACTAGCTGATCAAGGATTTCGCGTTATCTTACCAGATGGGATGCATCATGGCGAGCGGAAATCAGAAGAGATTTCTCCAATTCCGTCTGTGACATTCTTTTCGACAATTCAATACAATATTGTGGAGTTTCAATTGTTAGTGGATTATTTTAATGAGCGCAAGTTAATCAAGGATGATTTGATTGGCGTAGGTGGTTATTCAATGGGCGGCATGACAACCGCTGCCTTGTTAACAAGCCGACCAGAAATTAAAGTAGCAGCTAGCATTATGGGAACGCCAACCCCGACTTTATATGCTAAAAATATCCGCAAACATGCAAAGGGATTTGGCATGAAGGTACCTCCTGAATTATCCTTAATTCACTCATGGCTTCCACAAGTAGATTTATCATTACAACCTAATAAAATTGCTGATAGACCAGTTTTATTTTGGCATGGGACGGAAGATAAAAAAATTCCGTATAAGCAACCATTCGATTTTTATCAGAGTATTAAGCGTGAAGAGTATGCCGAAAAGGTTAAGTTTTTAACGGGTAAAGGGGAAGGCCATCTTGTAACCATTGAGTTGATGGAAACGATTGCCGACTTTTTCAAAGAAAATTTAAAATAA
- a CDS encoding nitroreductase family protein, which produces MNETIKLLQSHGSVRNFSPYTLTKDELLAIIDSAKQAPSWMNFQSYNLFVLQGTDKEAFADVLLTNPNNKNNARFIKEASAFILFTTDFSKVNSLLEQELDFTDESEPLLISSMDAALAVQNTVVAAESLGFSTVVVGAIRNVADKVIQHLNLPNYAMPLAGVAIGKGSVEKNIKPRMPHNLNVFHGKYDNAQFTKEDILKYGQETADFGKSIGYDAIPWDQKIAKFYQDKNYASTTNDILKQQKLK; this is translated from the coding sequence ATGAACGAAACAATTAAACTATTGCAGAGTCATGGATCCGTTAGAAATTTTTCACCCTACACACTCACTAAGGATGAATTACTAGCCATCATCGACTCCGCAAAACAAGCTCCATCTTGGATGAACTTCCAATCTTACAACCTGTTCGTCCTCCAGGGAACGGATAAAGAAGCCTTTGCTGATGTCCTTTTAACCAACCCTAACAATAAAAACAATGCTCGTTTTATTAAAGAAGCATCGGCTTTTATCCTGTTCACAACAGACTTTTCAAAGGTAAATAGTTTACTTGAACAAGAATTAGATTTTACTGATGAGTCTGAGCCACTTTTAATTTCATCAATGGATGCGGCCTTAGCTGTTCAAAATACTGTTGTCGCTGCTGAAAGTCTGGGATTTAGCACTGTTGTCGTTGGCGCTATTCGTAACGTTGCTGACAAAGTTATCCAGCACTTAAATTTACCAAATTATGCTATGCCACTTGCCGGTGTGGCAATTGGGAAAGGGAGCGTTGAAAAAAATATAAAACCAAGAATGCCACACAACTTAAATGTTTTCCATGGTAAGTATGATAATGCTCAATTTACAAAAGAAGACATTTTAAAATACGGACAAGAAACAGCAGACTTTGGCAAATCAATTGGTTATGACGCTATCCCTTGGGATCAAAAGATTGCTAAATTTTATCAAGATAAAAACTACGCTTCTACAACAAACGACATTTTAAAACAACAAAAACTAAAATAA
- a CDS encoding heavy metal-binding domain-containing protein: protein MNEKMLVVTTENIPGREYEVIGEVFGLTTQSKNVFKNIGASLKNIVGGEIKAYSEMLEESRDISIDRLRENAAKMGADAVVMMRFDSGSIGTDMQSVAAYGTAVKFK, encoded by the coding sequence ATGAATGAAAAAATGTTAGTGGTAACAACAGAAAATATTCCCGGTCGTGAATATGAAGTGATTGGAGAAGTTTTTGGTTTAACAACACAATCGAAAAACGTCTTTAAAAATATTGGTGCCAGTTTAAAAAATATTGTTGGTGGAGAAATCAAAGCCTACAGTGAAATGCTAGAAGAATCGCGTGATATTTCAATTGACCGTTTGCGTGAAAATGCAGCCAAAATGGGAGCGGATGCAGTTGTGATGATGCGTTTTGACTCGGGCTCAATCGGGACAGATATGCAATCTGTTGCGGCTTATGGGACAGCAGTCAAATTTAAATAG